The segment GCGTGGTTGATTATCTGTTAAAGCCAGTGATATTCCCACGTTTAGAAGCCGCTTTGAATAAATACCGTTTAAGGCAGGCAGAGCTAGGGCGCATGGCCGATTTAGATCAGAACCTTGTCGATAAAATGATGACGGCGAATCTTGGTGATGAACCTAAACTCTACCGGCTTCCTAAAGGCATTGATTCTGTCACTTTGGATAAGATTCGTTTTCTATTTCAAACACCAATCAGCTTAACGGCAGATGAAGCCGGAGAAAAAATTGGCGCAAGCCGAACTACCGCCCGAAGATATCTTGAGTACTTGATTAGCACAGGTGAATTGCTAGCAGATCTTAAATACGGAACGGTCGGAAGACCAGAACGCAGCTATAAAAAGCTCGTGCGATAATGCGCAAATGCACTGCATTCTCGTCATAACCATCTAAAGTATAAGAAACCAATAGGTGAATATTGCTTCGGGGGAGAGTCAAATGTTTCGAAACTTTTTGATATCTTTGTGTTTGCTTCTGTCTGCAAATGTCGCAATAGTCGAAGCTCATCCTCTTGAGTCTTTGGTTTATTACACTGAAGACTATCCCCCTTTCAACTTTCGGGAAAACGGGGTAATTAAAGGCATTTCTGTCGACTTACTACACGAAATGACCTCAGCTTCTGGCGTAGAGATTCCCAAAAACAACATCATTTTACTGCCATGGTCACGTTCATATCGATCTGCTCTGATTCAAAAGAATAGCGGGCTGTTTTCCACGACGAAAACATCACACAGAGAAGACCTATTTCAATGGATCGGGCCAATTGATATCGCCAAGGTAGCTGTCATGGCGCGTAAAGGAAGCAACATAGTTATTAACTCGCCAATAGATATGGCGAAGTATCGCATAGGAGTCATGAGGGACGATGTAGGTGAACAGATGCTGTTTTCTTTAGGTGTCCCGAGAGAATCCATGCAAGAAGCAACACATATTAGCCGCTTAATTGAACTGCTTTATAAAAATCGAATAGATTTGTTGGTGTACGATGAACGCTCGGCAGGCTGGTTAATCGAAAGAGCCGGTTATGGAACGGGCAGCTTCGAGAGCGTATACACACTTGAGCAAAGTGAAATCTATTATGCTTTCAACAAAAGCGTAGATAAAACAGTGATTAAAGAGCTACAAAAAAATCTCGACAACATTAAAAATACAACAGATTCTCTGGGAAAAACTCGTTATCAGTCCATCGTCGAAAAATATCAGTAGCCATCGTTTTTAAAGTTCAAACGCTAGGCGATGAACGGCTGGTTCGGCATTGCTGTATCAACATCTCTCAAAAGTAACCATCAGTACTGGTTTTTCTACATAACTTCGGTTATGAATTAACGTGTTAGCGTCGTTTAGCTTAGGAGTCGGCTTTTTATCATGACCAACATTTTTATTGTTGTTGCCATTTTGGTTTTGTTTTTCTATATCATTCAGAAAACAGTTACTCGTCGTGACGAAACAAAAGACTTTGCATACAAGTCAAAGGGGGCAGCCCTGAATATGACAGAAAGTGCTTTTTATAACGCTCTGAAGACGGCAGTAGGTGATCATGGTGTAGTGCTAGCAAAAGTGAGTATGGCGAATCTCGTTGCCCCTACAAAAACTATTAATAAGAAAGAGTGGTTTATCGCCTACAACCGAATCGCGAAAAGTTATTTTGACTTTGTTGTTTGTGATGCTCGTACATTAGAGCCAAGAGTGATCATTGAACTTGATGACGGGAAGGAACTGAAAAAAGGCAAAGTTGAACGTGAAAAATTGCTTATTCACGTATGCAAATCCGCCAACATCCCACTGATTGGCACCAATGTGAAACTGAGTTACCAGGTAAGTAAACTGAGACGTTTGCTCGCTGCACATATTGACCTTATTGAATCAGATAAAGAAGTGCGTTTTTGTAAACGCTGTGGTAGCCCTATGGTGATAAAAACGGCTAGCCAAGGTGATTTTAAAGGGCGTCGATTCTTTACTTGCAGCCGTCAGCCACACTGCACATACACAGAAAACTACAACGTGGTGTTTGAGCAGGACAACTTTGATGACGACCCAAATATAGAGCGCCTAAACTAAGTTGATTTAATGGTTAACAGGTGCTGGTATCTTCTGTGAGATCTTTTGAAGCGCGACTCAAACGGACTTGATTACGTCCGTTTTCTTTTGCTTTATAGAGCTGAAGATCTGCGAGCTTCAAGAGATCACTGAGTTTGTCTCCGTCACTATATTCGCAGATGCCGACACTGAGTGTAATGTGAATTCTTTTATCACCAAAAGCGAACAAGTGCTGGCTCATCATTGAGCGGACTCGCTCTCCAACTTGCTCTGCTAGTTCAATCGGATGATCAAAAAGAGTAACGCAGAATTCCTCGCCGCCAATCCGATAAAGATTATCGTCACCGACCACTTGGCAAAGCAGGCGGGTGGTTTCCATCAATACTTTGTCACCAGCATCATGGCCATATTGGTCATTCACTTTCTTGAAATAGTCCAAATCAATAAAAAGCAGACAAAGTGTTGTTTCATCGTCTTTATGAGTTTCAAAATGCTTAAAAGTCGAAGTCAGGGACAAGCGGTTGTGTGCACCGGTTAATGAGTCTCGAGATGCTAGATAAGTAAGTGAATTTTCAATGTTTCTTCGGTTGAACTCGTAGATGTGAGCAATGATCCATATGCACACGTAACAAGCAATAAGGTTGGTAAAAGTCGGAAGTGCTTGCAACACTTGGTTCGAGTCTACTTTGTGGTAAATGCTGGTTAGGTGAATAAGAAGCACAGCAAAACAGAAAGCGCGGCCTTGTTTTATCCCCAATAGAGAATAAAAGAAAATAGGGAACAGCATTGTCCATACATAAGTACCATGTTCAATCGGCTGTGTATAAATAGAGGTCGATGCCACGAAGGTAAATAAGTAGACGAAGATTTGAATGTGATGTTTTTTATGCTTGTTTTTCTTAGCTAATTGATAAGCATAAAAAGAGTATCCCCCTAAAATGAGATCTAGCCCTGAGTGAAAATATTTACCAGTCACATGGAAGTGAAAAACCGCAAAACAAAGTGCAATAACAGACATGAAAAGACTGACTCCCGTTAAGACGGAAGCTCGTAGAGTGTGTGAGTTATCGAAAATATGAACGTCCATTCACTACTTTGATATCGGTTGTTATTGGTTATTTTTGGGTAAATTCAATATTACGTTTTTAGAGTAATCAATCAATCAGTATTTTGGGTCGGTGTCACAAAATTAAAGAGAAGTGGTTTACGAGCGTCTTATTAATAAGAAGCTATTTAGCGCGTATTAAGCGTGACTTTATAAGCACGGATAAAAAAACACCAAACTGTCTATAGAAGAGCCAATTAGTTCAAAAACATAGAAATTGCACTTGCATGCCTCAGGTTCAGTCGCTAATATCGCTTTCGTTCTAAAGCAGTGCGTCCGTAGCTCAGTTGGTTAGAGTATCGCCTTGACATGGCGGGGGTCGGTGGTTCGAGTCCACTCGGACGCACCATTCTTAAATCATTAAGAACAATAGAACACAGAATTTGGGTCTATAGCTCAGTTGGTTAGAGTACTACCTTGACATGGTAGGGGTCGGCAGTTCGAGTCTGCCTAGACCCACCAAATTTTATGCAGAGCCCGCTTTTTAGCGGGCTTTGTTATTTCTAGGTTTTACTTAGCTTCCATCAAGTCTTCTTATTTGAATTTTGCATATATATGCATTCAATATTCACTGAACTATACCTGATTGGGCACAGATGGTCACAATTGTGACCATCTGGTGACCATGCGATGTGCGATTCTATATATTTTCTAGTTATATTTAGCGCCATCTATTTAGCCAATAGATTTTCTTTTTAAAATCAGGTCGGTTATTAAACCATCCTCTGTCTTAAATTATTTATGAAATAAGTTGTATTTGTAAATGATTTAGGAAGTGGAGGAATTGTCCTGCTGACCATAATCTAGTCCAGTCTACACATTAGTAATGTTCATCCAACCAAGGAGATTATGAACATGAAAAAGCAATTCAATGAACAACAAATCATTACTATTTTAAAGGTAGCGGATGCGGGTATTCCCGCCCGAGAGCTTTGCCGTAAATATGGGTTCTCAGATACAACGTTCTACACATGGCGCAAAAAAATACGTAGGGGTGGATGTCTCTGAAGTCCGTCGGCTAAAAGCGCTGGAAGACGAAAATGCTCGATTCAAAACGTTGTTGGCTGAAACGCTACTGGATGCATCAGCCCAGAAAATTGCTCTCAGCCAAAGCTACTGACCGTCTAGGACAAGCGCAAGGCTATTAAAGTGATTCAGGAAGGCACACAGTTTTCAGAACGCAGAGCCTGTTTACTCGTTGATATTCAACGCGCATCAATTCGATATCAACCTCTGATTAACCGTGAAGATAATAAGCTTCAGCCTCGGATAAAGGAGTTGGCACTGGAGCGGCGTCGATTTTGTTATCGTCGTATTCATCGTCTTTTGAGACGAGAAGGATTTGATGTTAACCATAAGCGCATTTATCGCTTGTACTGTGAGTTGGGCTTAATGGTCAGCAAGCAGAGACGCAGAAAATCACGGTGGGCGGAGCGCGAGCCTCTCTTGCTTGCTTCCTTTCGTACCGAATCACAAGTGGTCTATGGACTTTGTGATAGATGCTCTGAATAACGACCGACGGATTAAATGCCTGACGATTGTGGATGATTACACAAAAGAGTGCCTGGATATTACTGTTGTTACGGGGAGCTCGGGTGATGAAGTCGTGATCTCGCTAGAGTCTATCGCTGCGTTTCGAGGTTATCCTTCTGCGATACGAACGGATCAACGGCCAGAATTTACAGGAAAAACCCTAGACCAATGGGTTTATCAGCATGGTGTGATTTAAAATTAATCCAAGCAGGGAGACCGAAGCCGAATGTTTGTATCGACATTTTTAACGGAAAATTCCGCGATGAATGCTTAAACGAACATTGGTTTAGCGAGCTAAATCATGCCTGTGACTTATCAGTGGCTGGCGAATGGATTGCAATGAAAACCGCTCCCACTCAGCATTGGATTAGTTACTGGGAGCAAGTCAAGTGAGTCATTTGCGACGTAATGCAAATGCGTCCGGATGGTAGGGCAAAAATGGATTAACTAAGCTAATGATTTTTTCATTACATTTCATATTGGTATAAAACATATGTTTATACCTACATAACTCATCGTTATTCTTTAGGTTTTCACATTCTTTTTTAAACGTTGTGTAAATGTCGTATCTTTTAGGGTTTATATAGTATACGACTGGTAGGTCGTAATAAATTGCTGTTGATTCTACTATATGAAAATTATTGATTTTAAGTTCATTTTCAGATATCAACTCAGAAATCTCAACTTTTCCTAGAGGTATATAATCTATTTCTCTTGTTTTAAGCAAGGTAACACAATGCTCAATGCTTTCACATTCTTTAACGTTATATCCATTAAATTTAAAAATTTCTTTATCCAACCAACATGAGGGTAAGCCAGCTCTAAGCTGTTGTAGTTTCTTTTTCTCAATAAAATGGAACGCTGAAGAATCATTTTCATTTATCAGAAAATTTCTAAATCCTAGATAATCACCGCATAGCGATATAGGTATTTCTAAGAAAGAGTTTGGTGTGAACTTAGTATTTCCAGAAATTGTGGTTGTTATATCAAATCCAAATTTGAAAATTTGTCCTTCAGAACTTTTAGTAGAGTAATTACTTTTGTTCTCAATGAGTTCATTGCCCGGAAATGCTTTTTCTATGATCTTTTCGGTGATAAATAGCTCATGCTTTTGCCTAATAAGTGATTTATTTCCGTTCCAGTACTTTATCATTACCAACTCTCCTTTTGATTCATCCCCAGTTAATGAATGTTAGCCAATTCATATTTGTAAAGAAAGCGATTTCTCAGTGAGCGAGGCTGAAAAATTACTTCTAATAGCAGACTCTAGTTTATAAAACATTAAGTCATGACTTTAAATTATTGATATATATGGCTAAAATTGTTGTTTTATCATTTTTGTGTGATCGTTGGTTTGTTTTGGGGATAAATTGATTGAAGTATCTTATCAAGATGACAAAATTACAGAAAGAAAGCGCTTTCTTGTTTTGAAGTGACAATAATTCAAGGACAATATATGAAACAGAAGATGACAATGCTAACGGCTTTACTAGCTTCTTCTCTACTAGCTGCGGGCTCTGCTAATGCCAACGAAATAAAGCATGGAGGAACACTTACAGTACCTATTATAAACACAGGTTTTGTAGAGAACTTCAATCCTTACACCACCAAAGATCTTTTGCACGGAGTGATGTATGAACCTCTTTTAGTATTTAACAATATGACTGGTAAAACCGATTTCCGTTTGGCTCAATCGTTCTCTTATTCTGATGATTTAAAGACTCTAACTCTAAAGCTGCGAGATGGTCTGAAGTGGTCAGATGGCACTTCTCTTACTGCAGATGACGTAGTCTACAGTTTTATGTTAACCAAAGACTTCCCTGCGTTCGACCAGAAAGGAATTTGGACCGGAAACAACTTACAAACCATTTCTGCGAAAGACAATACAACGGTTGTGTTTACGCTGAATGATGCAGACTCCACTTTTGTGTGGAACTTGGAGCGCTACCACATAGTGCCTAAGCATGTTTGGTCAACAGTGAAAGATTTGACTACTTTTACAAACCCAAACCCTGTCGGCAGCGGCCCGATGACTGTTGTTAAATACCTAAAACCACAACAAATGGAACTATGTCGTAACCCTAACTATTACCTAGAAGGGCGCCCATATCTGGATTGTATCAATTTCCGTTCCTACAACGATAACTCGCAAATTCAACCTGCGTTGATTAAGGGGGAAATTGACTGGGGTTCAAACTTCATTGCTGATGTTGAATCAACGTTCGTTGAGCAAGATAAAGCCAATAACCATTTCTGGTACCCGGCGAACGATGCAATTCACCTTTATGTAAATACTAAGAAGGCGCCGTTTGACGATCTGCGTGTACGCCAAGCTCTTTCTATGGCGCTTGATCGCCAAGAGATTGTTGACATTGGTGCTTATGGTTATCCAACACCTAATTACAACGTGGGCGGTATTGGTGAGTTGTACAAAACATATATTGATCCAAAAATTGAGCAAAAATATAGTTATGTAACACAATACAACGTCGAAAAAGCAAAACAGCTGCTTGAAAAGGCAGGTATCGTCGACCGCAATGGTGATGGTTTCCGCGATAATCAAGATGGTTCAGCCCTAGAATTTGACATCGAAGTGGTCAATGGCTGGACAGATTGGATTCAAGTGGTACAGATGGTCACTGAATACTTTGAAGATGTTGGCATCAAAGCCAACGTAAAAACAGTTGACTGGGCCGTGTATGACGCCAACTTGAAAGAAAGCAAGTACACAATGTCGATTAACTGGTCGATGGTAGCTACGAACCCAATTCTAGCTTACCAAGAATATTTCTTAACATCACGTATCGGCAAGACCTGGCATGCGGGACACGGTATTCACTCTCCGGAGATCGACAAACTGATTGAAAGCTTCGGTAAGACTGGTGATGCGCAGGAACAACAAGCGATTATTTCGAAGTTGCAGGAGTACACTGCAGAAAACCTACCATTTATCCCACTGTTTTCCAACCCAACCTGGTTCCAATACAGCACCAAAAAAATTGTTGGTTGGCCGAACTCAGAAAACCCATATGTTCAGCCAGTGTGGTACGACGGTGGTAAACGTGTGATTATTATCAACAATTTACACCTGAAATAAATAGTTTGTTTTTTTGTTGTCAGGAGCTATCACTACGTTGATAGCTCCTAAGTTAAAGGTGTGTTATGTCGTTTTTAGTTCGCCGTTTTGGCTTTTATTTTACTGCTTTCCTGATTGCGATTTCATTCAACTTTATGTTGCCACGTTTAATGCCAGGGGATCCGGTGGATGCTTTGTTTGCTGCAGCACAAGGTCGTATGGATCCGGCTCAGATGGATGCCGTTCGTGAGATGTATGGCTTTGTCGATGGAAACCTGTTTGAACAGTATCTGGCTTACATGAAGAGTGTGTTTACACTGGAGTTAGGCCCGTCGGTGCTTATGTTTCCTGTTAGTGTATTGGATGTGATTGCTATGGCTTTGCCTTGGACCATGTTCCTCGCTCTGGGATCTTTAATTGTAGCGCTGATCATCGGGGTGAGTATTGGGACTTACTCATCGTATTATCGTCAGGGTTTGTTTGGTCAAGTGGTACCACCAGTGTTGGCTTTCATCAGTAACTTTCCTTATGTCGTTACTGCACTGTTGCTGTTCTACTTCTTTGGTTTGAAGCTGGAGCTGCTGCCACTGGCGTACACCTACGATCCCTCGCTAGAGCCAGGTTTCAACCTAGAG is part of the Vibrio diazotrophicus genome and harbors:
- a CDS encoding response regulator, giving the protein MNTRVLIVEDDVAIAQLHNKYLDKIEGFEVVGIATSQSEAEMQLDVLKPNLVLLDVYLPDGTGLDLIQRMRGKNDSCDVILITAAREVETLQQAMRGGVVDYLLKPVIFPRLEAALNKYRLRQAELGRMADLDQNLVDKMMTANLGDEPKLYRLPKGIDSVTLDKIRFLFQTPISLTADEAGEKIGASRTTARRYLEYLISTGELLADLKYGTVGRPERSYKKLVR
- a CDS encoding substrate-binding periplasmic protein; the protein is MFRNFLISLCLLLSANVAIVEAHPLESLVYYTEDYPPFNFRENGVIKGISVDLLHEMTSASGVEIPKNNIILLPWSRSYRSALIQKNSGLFSTTKTSHREDLFQWIGPIDIAKVAVMARKGSNIVINSPIDMAKYRIGVMRDDVGEQMLFSLGVPRESMQEATHISRLIELLYKNRIDLLVYDERSAGWLIERAGYGTGSFESVYTLEQSEIYYAFNKSVDKTVIKELQKNLDNIKNTTDSLGKTRYQSIVEKYQ
- a CDS encoding DUF2726 domain-containing protein; this encodes MTNIFIVVAILVLFFYIIQKTVTRRDETKDFAYKSKGAALNMTESAFYNALKTAVGDHGVVLAKVSMANLVAPTKTINKKEWFIAYNRIAKSYFDFVVCDARTLEPRVIIELDDGKELKKGKVEREKLLIHVCKSANIPLIGTNVKLSYQVSKLRRLLAAHIDLIESDKEVRFCKRCGSPMVIKTASQGDFKGRRFFTCSRQPHCTYTENYNVVFEQDNFDDDPNIERLN
- a CDS encoding GGDEF domain-containing protein — its product is MDVHIFDNSHTLRASVLTGVSLFMSVIALCFAVFHFHVTGKYFHSGLDLILGGYSFYAYQLAKKNKHKKHHIQIFVYLFTFVASTSIYTQPIEHGTYVWTMLFPIFFYSLLGIKQGRAFCFAVLLIHLTSIYHKVDSNQVLQALPTFTNLIACYVCIWIIAHIYEFNRRNIENSLTYLASRDSLTGAHNRLSLTSTFKHFETHKDDETTLCLLFIDLDYFKKVNDQYGHDAGDKVLMETTRLLCQVVGDDNLYRIGGEEFCVTLFDHPIELAEQVGERVRSMMSQHLFAFGDKRIHITLSVGICEYSDGDKLSDLLKLADLQLYKAKENGRNQVRLSRASKDLTEDTSTC
- a CDS encoding transposase, yielding MKKQFNEQQIITILKVADAGIPARELCRKYGFSDTTFYTWRKKIRRGGCL
- a CDS encoding ABC transporter substrate-binding protein, yielding MKQKMTMLTALLASSLLAAGSANANEIKHGGTLTVPIINTGFVENFNPYTTKDLLHGVMYEPLLVFNNMTGKTDFRLAQSFSYSDDLKTLTLKLRDGLKWSDGTSLTADDVVYSFMLTKDFPAFDQKGIWTGNNLQTISAKDNTTVVFTLNDADSTFVWNLERYHIVPKHVWSTVKDLTTFTNPNPVGSGPMTVVKYLKPQQMELCRNPNYYLEGRPYLDCINFRSYNDNSQIQPALIKGEIDWGSNFIADVESTFVEQDKANNHFWYPANDAIHLYVNTKKAPFDDLRVRQALSMALDRQEIVDIGAYGYPTPNYNVGGIGELYKTYIDPKIEQKYSYVTQYNVEKAKQLLEKAGIVDRNGDGFRDNQDGSALEFDIEVVNGWTDWIQVVQMVTEYFEDVGIKANVKTVDWAVYDANLKESKYTMSINWSMVATNPILAYQEYFLTSRIGKTWHAGHGIHSPEIDKLIESFGKTGDAQEQQAIISKLQEYTAENLPFIPLFSNPTWFQYSTKKIVGWPNSENPYVQPVWYDGGKRVIIINNLHLK
- a CDS encoding ABC transporter permease is translated as MSFLVRRFGFYFTAFLIAISFNFMLPRLMPGDPVDALFAAAQGRMDPAQMDAVREMYGFVDGNLFEQYLAYMKSVFTLELGPSVLMFPVSVLDVIAMALPWTMFLALGSLIVALIIGVSIGTYSSYYRQGLFGQVVPPVLAFISNFPYVVTALLLFYFFGLKLELLPLAYTYDPSLEPGFNLEFIGSVAKHAILPVGSMVVVGISTWVFNMRNAMINVLGEDYVTMAEAKGLSSFRVMYRYAGRNAILPVATAIAMAIGFSFAGSIMTEVVFNYQGLGNILLKGIVARDYPLIQAILLILVTAVLTANFIADLLYVWLDPRISN